The following proteins are encoded in a genomic region of Candidatus Cloacimonadota bacterium:
- a CDS encoding glycoside hydrolase family 130 protein gives MKRHPGNPLITRRDIVSSHPALRDVSSVFNPGGTWFEGQILLLLRVQNRARETLFVKAWSENGVEFRVEGEPLPLLGLEACPHLIYHVYDPRITHLEGIYHVICALDTDQGCCLGWFSTPDFAALDFRGLVSAADTRNGVLFPERIGGRYLRFERPNTTMMADGVKTGSRIVCSSSEDLLNWSAQEEVFSGRPHFWDELVGSGPPPLKTAQGWLHLYHGVATHFGAANIYQAGVSLHDLKRPWLTLARGRYNVLEPRESHELCGQVPNVVFPTAALALQTDSRGFVDPSSDIYVYYGAADTCVCLATTNVEKLLEAVHAP, from the coding sequence ATGAAACGCCACCCCGGCAATCCGCTGATCACCAGGCGGGACATCGTTTCCAGCCATCCCGCCCTGCGCGACGTTTCCTCGGTCTTCAATCCCGGCGGCACTTGGTTCGAGGGGCAAATCCTCCTCCTGCTGCGGGTGCAGAACCGCGCCCGGGAAACCTTGTTCGTGAAAGCCTGGTCGGAAAATGGCGTGGAATTCCGCGTTGAGGGGGAACCGCTGCCGCTGCTGGGCTTGGAAGCCTGTCCCCACCTGATTTACCACGTTTACGATCCCCGCATCACCCATCTGGAAGGTATTTACCACGTGATCTGCGCCCTGGATACCGATCAGGGCTGCTGCCTGGGCTGGTTTTCCACTCCGGATTTTGCCGCTTTGGATTTTCGCGGCCTGGTTTCGGCTGCCGACACCCGCAACGGCGTCCTCTTCCCGGAGCGGATAGGCGGGCGCTATCTGAGGTTCGAACGCCCCAACACCACGATGATGGCCGACGGAGTTAAAACCGGGTCCCGCATAGTCTGCTCCTCATCGGAAGACCTGCTGAACTGGTCTGCCCAAGAGGAGGTGTTTTCCGGCCGGCCCCACTTTTGGGATGAACTGGTCGGTTCCGGTCCGCCGCCGCTGAAAACCGCGCAGGGTTGGCTGCACCTCTATCACGGCGTGGCCACCCATTTCGGAGCCGCAAATATCTATCAGGCAGGCGTTTCCCTGCATGATCTCAAGCGACCCTGGCTCACCCTCGCGAGGGGTAGATACAATGTTCTGGAACCCCGCGAAAGCCATGAACTCTGCGGCCAGGTGCCCAACGTGGTTTTCCCCACCGCCGCCCTGGCACTGCAAACCGACAGCCGCGGTTTTGTGGACCCAAGCTCCGATATATACGTTTATTACGGCGCGGCCGATACCTGCGTCTGCCTCGCCACCACCAACGTTGAAAAACTTTTGGAGGCCGTCCATGCGCCCTAA